The sequence GCCAAGTTTCAGCAATATCACTAGGGATATCATCAGTGGTAATCCAAGGTATCGCGCCCAAGGTCGCATTTTCACCCAATTGTGTAGATGTAGTTAATGCTACAACTGCTTCTGCATCAGCAACAATCGCTTGTAACCGCGAGATTTTTTGATTGCGTCGGGGTGGATAAGCGGGAACAGCGACAAAACCAGCGTATAGACAGCCGAAAAAAGCGGCGATAAATTCAATTCCTGGGGGATAGAGTAACAGAGCACGCGAACCGGGTACACCGTGTTGCAGAAGTTGCATGGCGAGCGATCGCGCTTTTTGATCCAATTCTTGGTAAGTTATACTAACGCTCTCCGTTTCGCCATCAACTAGAAAAGTGTAAGCTATATGGTTTGGTTGATGCTGCGCTCTATAAGTTAAAAGTTCTACTAAAGTTGAGAATTGCATATTAGTATTCATGAGTTTTTCCTGATTAATAGATGAATTAAGAAACTTTGAATTGTGTTTGTTGAGCAAATTTTTGGACATTTTCTAACAAAGCATTGACGTCTGTTTGTAGTTGCTGTAAATCTTGTTGTGGGTTAATTGTCCAAGTGTGTAAAGCATCTAAGTTAGTTTTTAAAAAATAATCCTGACAAGCATTACGGTCAATTTTTCCCTGAGCATCTTTTGGTAAACTATTTGCTTTTAGTAAAGCTACGCTATAAATCTGTAATTTATGTTCCTCTAAAGCAGCAGCGCGGATAGCTTTAATAACTTCATCTTTGTTGAGAATTCGGGAGTAGGTTCTCTTCACTTCTTGCAACACTACTAACCTTTCTTGATAATTAACTTCTAGAGAAAATACCACCCCAGCATTTGGTCTTAAACACGGATGGCTTTGCTGTAGAGATTTTTCAATAGCTTGAGGATAATAGTTGTTACCTTGAATTTTAATAATGTCAATGTTTTGTACTTCTTGCCGATTATTCAGCATTAATAAGTTGTTCATTTTTTTGTTCCGTTATCAGTTATTCATGTATTTTTGAGGCTTTGTTCAGTAGCTAATGTATAGTACGGGTCAGCTTTATTGATTTATGCATTCTGTCGGTAAATATGCAAAATAACTGTGATTAAATCGGTTCCGCGTATCTTGTAGTGACTTCCATTTAAATACAATAGACGCTTTGTATAAATATTCTTTTATCTCACGCAAAGACGCAGAGAAAGAGGCGCAGATAGTAAGAGAAGAGAAGGAATAATCAAAATATCTGTTCCCTAACTCCTACTCCCTAGCCCCTTTTTTCAAAGCAGGTCTAATTATCAACTTTCTTGTAAAAGATGCAATTTTGATTCAATGATATGGTGTATTCCTTCTTGAAATTGCTGCGCCATCGATTTGTCGGGAATTTCTGCTGCTAAAATTTCGATGAGTTGCTGGGATGAACAGTTGGGGAAAATTGCCAATGCTTCATTAATGAGAAAGTTAGATATCGGCCCAATAAAATTAGTAAATTCTTTTTTAATAATTTCTAAAATTTGTAGATTATTGGTAGCTACAGCAGTTTGTAAAAACTCTTGCGTATCGATTTTTATATTTCTATTGGTTGTTACTGGTTTAGAGTTTTTTTTACTAAAAATATCGTTGATTTTTGTGGCTATGGCTGGAAATTTTATCGACCCATGAGAGCTAGACTCGGAAACAGTCAAGGATTGCTGTTGTATATATGTCGATAAATCTAAATGTAGATAAATAGTTTTGGGTAAATTATGATAATCGTGATAGTTCCTGAGTTTTTGTTCTAGGTCTTGCAAAATCAATAAATCTGCTAATGCTTGTTGAGTTTCTTGTTGAATTTTGCGAATTTTTAGAATTTCTAATGGGGATGTAATTTTGAAATTTAAACGCGGTATCACAGATGAATCGTTTTGCAGCTTATTCAAAGCTAAGATAATTTCTGCCGCTGATTGGTAGCGGGCGAGCGCTTTTTCAGCGAGCATTTTATCGAGAATTTTGGTAAAAGCATCGCCGATGTTAACATGAGTAGACCATTGCCAATTGAGCGATTCATCTAATAAATACTGGGGCATTTTTCCAGTTAACATCACCACCGCACAAACACCAAGCGCATAAATATCGCTAGAAGGATAAGCGTAACCTAACCTTAATTGTTCTGGTGGAGAATAGCCAAATTTTCCTACTACTGAACTGCGAATTGAATGATAAAAACCGCTAGCTGCAATTTGTGTGAAGTTTTCTTTTACTGCACCAAAATCAATCAGGACAGGCTGCGATTGATTGTGTGGTAGCATGATGTTTTCTAGGGAAATATCTCGATGAATAATTTGGCGATCGTGGAGATATTGTAAAACTGGTAATATATCGAGTAGCCATGTTCTCACTTCTATTTCCGAAAAAGGCTGGCGTTCTGATAAAATATCTGCATAAGTCTTGCCGTCGATATATTCCTGAACAATAAAAATCCGCTGATTATCTGTAAACCAAGCTAAAAATTTGGGAATCTGCGGATGTTGAATTTGATATAAAACTTTGGCTTCTCGTGTAAATAAATCTTTTGATTTACCGAGATTTTCTTCTTTTGATACCGTTGGGAAAAATTCTTTTAACACACAAGGTTCATCGAAGCGCTGACTATCAAATGCAAGGTAAGTCCGCCCAAATCCTCCCTTACCCAGTGTTTTCTGAATCTGATAGCGGCTATTGACTACGGTTCCTGGCTCAATTTCGGGAATCATTGCTTCTACATTATTAACTAAGAATAAGCACTATTTTTTGTTTAATAGTGTTCATCTTGAGAAATTATGCAGAAGCTAAGTCATTTCTGGTGAAATTATGGAGATGCGGGGACAACGTTTAGAGTTGGAGCAGAATAGATTGAAACAAACACCGCATCTTCCAATCCTTCATTAATTGCACCATGAACTTGCGATGGTTCGGCGATATCAACCTGGCCCGCAGAGATAATTTTCTTGTGTCCATCGCCAAGATAGTAGGTCAATTCTCCTCTCACCATAATCCAGGTATCTTGTCCATCGGGGTGAGTGTGTGCGGGTACTTGTTGTCCGGGACGTACACCCCAAACAGCAATGCTGGAATATTTGGTGATGGCTATTTCTGTCACAATTGCTTTTTCTGGGGAAAAACGCACTAACTTTTCTACGTCAAATGTGCGTTGGGAAGAAGAGGATAAAATATCGGTCATTGTCATCTCCATCTAAGTTTTGGGCGTTGTGCGGAAATTTAAGCACGACATTTAAACAATTATCTGATAAAAAACTCCATCCACAAAGAAATTGGGCATTGACTTGACAAATAACCTCTCATCGCTATTACTTACCAATCATTCGGTGTTGAAATTCTCTGGCTTGTTGCGGACAGGGAATTTGCGCTATCAATTTATTCACTAGTTCCCTGGAGGAAATTTGGGGATAAGATTGCAATATTCCTTGTAAGATAAACCTAGCTATCGGTCCGATTAAATCAACTAATTCTTGCTCACATTTATTGATAAAGTCAGCGTCAATAATTTGAGAAATTGGTAAATTTCTTACAGAAACAATTGTCTGTTTTTCTAAAATAATTAATGCTTGCTGCCGAAATCTATCTTGTTCTTCTGGTGATAAATAGCTAGCTAATTTTTCTACTAATTCTTTAGAGTTATTAACTGGTAAATTTTTTTTAAAGATAGCTGGTGTAATCAATCCTATGTATTGCTTTAACAACTGTTCCAATTCAGTGTGTTGTTCTGCACTGATGACAAAATGTTTTACACCAGAACGAGAAGGTAAGCTGGTAAATTGTGTATCATCAAACTGTGCAGTTTCTGAAATTTCCTGTAATGATGACTGCTGTAAATTGTGAAAAACTTTGCTGATATTCCCCGGTAAAATATCTACAATTACTTCTGTTTCTGATACCCAAACCGGGAGTTTAACATTTTTATTCACTAACCGTTTTTGTAATTCTTCAATCCATTTAGAAACAGACAAACCAGTTTGTGGGTTTGCACTCACGAGGGTTTCTAGCAGCACTTGAGAAAATAATTCTGGTGCTTTGGCTGGGGAAGCGCAACCGATGATGCATTGTCCCTTTCCTGTACTGCATTGTAAATCTTCTATCCAGCTTTCTAAGGAAGTAGCTTCTGGACAATCAAGAATAATTATTTGTTGAGTTTTTGCAGCGCGTCTGAGTTCTTGTCTTAACCAAGAACGACTCAGCCGCACTCCATTTTTTAAAATTAACCAAGCTTCACCATCAGCAATTTCTTCGATGTGTCCGCGTAAATATAATAAGGATGTTGGTGTCGGTTTAACGCCTTTCAAGTTGCTAGAATATTGGCTGATAGATTCATGCTCGCTATGCAAAAATTCTTGGATTTTTACCTTGATATTCAACCAAGATTGGTTTGGTTGAGGAAATAAATCTACTTGGAAATTACCAGCACCTGCAAATAACCGATTTAAGTCACGGGTAGTTTTATTTTGGGAGAGTGCATCGATAATCAGCGCTCGTCGCTGGTGAGAAAATGCGGATGTTTCGTTTTTAAAACCCACAATTAATTCTCCAACTCCTTCGACAATTCTTTTTGGGGTTTGGAGGGGATATTCTGGATGCAGTTTATTGTCGCCTCGTTCTAATTTCTGTTGATTAATCAGTCGCAATTTATGGTTTAATTTATCAATATACTGGACTGTTTGCCGATAAACATATTTATATAATCCATCGGCTTCTATAACGCCATGAGCATCAGCCGCTTCACCTAAAATTCCCCGCGTTAAGTAGTAGGTGAATACGCCATGTCCCAATTCGGGAAACTCCCAAGATTGTTGTCCTTGGTCACAAGATAATAAAGCACAAAATCCTTTGCTTTGAGCAGCGCGTTTTCGCAGAATATTTGTCATCTGAGTTGTGGGATTGAGTAATGTCTCAGCCATGCTTCCATCTCTGGCTTTACCTCTGTTTATCCCTAACAAATTCATATCACCGCTATGACAGGTATCTAAACAAATTAGTTGTTGGTTTGTTCGGCTGGTTCCTAAAATTTGCAAGATTTCTTGGAGAGAGAATCCTGTATTTAACAAGTTGTCGTTTTCGGTGTCTGCTAAACACAATACAACTTGCTGAGTTTGGGTTTCTAATATGCCATGACCAGAAAAATATAACAAGATGGAGTCAGTGGGTTGAGTTTGGGAAACTATTCGCTGTAAACTCCTACGCACTGTTGTTAAAGTTGGTGTTTGTGAAGCTAAATCGTGATGTATAATTACTTCTTTATGGGGAAATCCTTGTGTAGCTTTGGCTAAGGCTGCACCTAGGGCTTGGCAATCGACAGCCGGATAGCGTAAATTAGGTAGACTCCCATCTTGATATTCGTTAACACCTACTAATAAAATCCAGAGTTTCCCCTCTTTTGTGGTGAGGATATTATTTGAGTTACTAGAGTTAATACCTAATGGACACATGTTAATTACTTCCTATCAATTCAGGTAATCTACAACTATTCAAATTAGCTGATTTATATCTTGAGCTTAATTTGTCTGGTGAAGAAGAAATGTGTTCGCTCCTGTTAAAACTTCAGGATTAATTACAAGTTTTACGCCGATTTTACAAAAGTTAATAATTAAATAAAATAAGCAAACTGATGCGAATATGATTATTGCTGTTGAGTTGGGGAATCCATGCGTTCACGTCAAGAGATTACTGAGCTATTTACCACTTTCTTACAGTTTGAGGCTGATAGAGCGGCTGGTTGGTCGGTTGATGCTAAACTGAGACGAAATCTTACCAGTTACCAGACAAACCTTTCACAACCGGAGAATTCCGCAAATTTTTGGGTGTATTATCTGTATAAGCTGTGGCAAGAGCAACCGCAAGGATTGGTAAAATGGCATTTTTCGGCTTATTTGCAAGAGGTGTGTTATTGGACGGTTTACAAAATTGTAGTGAATCTGTCTTCCACTCACAATAGTGTGTCTGATTGTTTTCAAATGGCGATCGCTCGTGTTGATAAAGTATTAAAAGGCTACAAACCTGATATACGTTTTCATCTGCACAATTATGCAACGGCGATTTTTGGTAGCGAACTCAAAGAGATGCTGCGATCGCAAAATGAAATCGATATCTGCACTAATTGGCGATTATTGCGGAAAATCACCCAAAAGCGGTTGGTGGAGTCTTTACAAAATTTAGGGTTGGGTACGGAAATTATTCAACGCTACGTGTTATGTTGGAAGTGTTATCAGGCTTTGTATGCTCCCAAGCAACCATCAGGATCGCGGAAATTGCCCCAGCCAGACGAAGCCACATGGACAGCGATCGCTCAACTTTATAACTCTCAACGCTACACTCAATTTGCCCAACCAGGCCCAGAAGCCAACCCAGAAATTATGGAAAAATGGTTGGTTGGTTGTGCAAAAGCAGTGCGTGATTATTTGTACCCCAATATGTCTTCCTTAAATGCAGCGGTGGGGAATGATGAGTCTGGGGAATTTCAGGACATCTTACCACAACTCAAGCAAGATTCTCTGATGACAGAAATCGTTGCTCATGAAGAATTGCAAGAAAGACAGTCACAGCAATTGCAAATTAGTAGCGTCTTAGTCGCAGCGATACAAGAACTAGATGCACAAGGGCAGGAAATTCTGCAACTTTACTACAACCAGAATCTCACCCAACAACAGATAGCGCAACAATTGGGTATTAAGCAGTATACCATTTCTCGCCGGCTGACCAAAGCCAAAGACTCATTATTGCTCAAGCTAGCAAATTGGAGTCAACAGTCCCTGCATACTTCCCTAAACTCGCTGGTACTGAACTATATCAGCACTATTTTAGAGGAATGGTTAAAAACTTACTATAACCGAACAATTTAGTCAAGCGATGTAAATTGTCATTGATTTTCCCCACCCTCCGTTAACTCTTATGATAAATTTAGGTACATTCACTTTAAACAACCCTACACACTTGTGGTTAGAAATTTCCGAAACCGCACAGACAAGAATTTGGCAGCAAAGCCAAGCTTTTTCCTCAGATAATCGACGGTGGGTTGCGTATCTCAACCGTTTGAGTTTGGATACTTTCCTTCCTTGGCTACAAGCAGAACATGTGATTGATGCGACTCCTTTCCCTAATTTGGCATCATTGCCCAGCGTCTGGGAAGTTGTCAATGGCGTCGGAATTTCTTTGGGAAACAAACGACTGGTCTTGATTCCCAGTGAAGCAGCGGATTTAGGAGAACTGCGGGTTCCTCAAGAATGGGTGGATATTCCCAGTTGGGTAGCAGATTATTATTTAGCAGTCCAAGTTAATTTAGAAGAAGGTTGTATCCGGGTTTGGGGATATACAACTCATGCTTTACTCAAGAGTATGGGTAGTTATGACCAAAGCGATCGCGCTTATTGTTTAGATGGAGAAGACTTAATTTCCCACCTGAATATATTATGGATGGCGAGTCAAATTTGTCCAGAGGAAGCTACCCAAGCTGGAGAAACCCCACCTTTACCACAACTACAACTGACCGAAGCACAAAACTTATTGCAGCGCTTAGGTAATCCCAAGGTTATCTTAGCACGTTTTGCAGTACCATTTCCCACTTGGGGAGCACTCTTAGAACATGGCGGATGGCGACAAAGATTGTATGAACAACGTCAAGGACAACCACAAAAATGGTCAATGAATCAGTGGTTGCAAAATGGTGTCTCTGATTTCGCCCAGACATTCGGTTGGGGAAGAATTGAATTACAAGCAAATTTTGCAGGTGCGAGAGGCTTCCGCGATGCAGAGTCTACATATGCATTACCTACTTTAGTTAGAAGATTAACTATAGCCGGTCAAGAGTATGAATTGCAAGTCAAGCCTCAAGGTAATTTGCAAGAAAGAGTGTGGCGATTTGAATTGCGACACGTATCAGGAAGCGCAGTTATTCCCGTGGGGACAAAGCTGACATTGTTAACCGAAGACCTACAGCCTTTTGATGGAAATCAAGTCCAAGCCACTACAGTTGTAGACAAACTATATATTGAAGTAGCGCTGGGGGATGAAGAAGAAGGTCTGGTGTGGGAGATTGAACCGACTCCCCAGGATTTTCAACGGGAAATTTTGTTTTTATAGGAATAGTAGGGAACGCGGGTACGGCTATATATTCAGTCTGTGTTGTGAAACAAACAACTTGGGTTGTGAATGCATAAACTAATTTCAGCTATCCCTATAGAAGTTTAGACGGGCGATCGCCTGTGAAGGAGTTTAAGTTTACAAAACAAGAAGAATTATGAGTGACTTATTAAAACGCCTAGAAAATCTTTCACCGCAAAAGCGCGAGTTAGTTTTACAAAAGTTGTTAGCTAAAAACAAATCGCAAGCTGTATCTATCGCACCTGTTAGCCGAGACGAAGCGATTCCTTTATCCTTCCCGCAACAACGGCTGTGGTTTTTAGACCAGATGGAAGGAAGCAGCGCCAATTATAATATGGCAGCAGCAGTAAAAATTAAAGGAAATCTCCAGGTGGGGATGCTGGAAAGAACTATTGCAGAAATTGTACAGCGCCATGAAATTCTCCGCACCACCTTTAATACAGTCGATGGCAATGCAGTACAAATCATCGCCCCTAGTGTAACAGTAAAACTGCCCGTAATTAACTTACAAACACTGCCAGTTGGGGAAAGATTCGCTCAAGTAGAGCGTTTAGCAGTAGAGGAACAAATCAAACCCTTCGATTTGACACAAGATTCTTTGCTGCGAGTGACACTGCTACACGTGGCTGATGAATCTTACGTCTTACTGGTGACAATGCACCATATTATTTCTGATGGTTGGTCGATGGGCGTGTTTATTCAAGAATTTACTAGTTTA is a genomic window of Fortiea contorta PCC 7126 containing:
- a CDS encoding serine/threonine protein kinase — encoded protein: MIPEIEPGTVVNSRYQIQKTLGKGGFGRTYLAFDSQRFDEPCVLKEFFPTVSKEENLGKSKDLFTREAKVLYQIQHPQIPKFLAWFTDNQRIFIVQEYIDGKTYADILSERQPFSEIEVRTWLLDILPVLQYLHDRQIIHRDISLENIMLPHNQSQPVLIDFGAVKENFTQIAASGFYHSIRSSVVGKFGYSPPEQLRLGYAYPSSDIYALGVCAVVMLTGKMPQYLLDESLNWQWSTHVNIGDAFTKILDKMLAEKALARYQSAAEIILALNKLQNDSSVIPRLNFKITSPLEILKIRKIQQETQQALADLLILQDLEQKLRNYHDYHNLPKTIYLHLDLSTYIQQQSLTVSESSSHGSIKFPAIATKINDIFSKKNSKPVTTNRNIKIDTQEFLQTAVATNNLQILEIIKKEFTNFIGPISNFLINEALAIFPNCSSQQLIEILAAEIPDKSMAQQFQEGIHHIIESKLHLLQES
- a CDS encoding cupin domain-containing protein, with the translated sequence MTDILSSSSQRTFDVEKLVRFSPEKAIVTEIAITKYSSIAVWGVRPGQQVPAHTHPDGQDTWIMVRGELTYYLGDGHKKIISAGQVDIAEPSQVHGAINEGLEDAVFVSIYSAPTLNVVPASP
- a CDS encoding caspase family protein; protein product: MCPLGINSSNSNNILTTKEGKLWILLVGVNEYQDGSLPNLRYPAVDCQALGAALAKATQGFPHKEVIIHHDLASQTPTLTTVRRSLQRIVSQTQPTDSILLYFSGHGILETQTQQVVLCLADTENDNLLNTGFSLQEILQILGTSRTNQQLICLDTCHSGDMNLLGINRGKARDGSMAETLLNPTTQMTNILRKRAAQSKGFCALLSCDQGQQSWEFPELGHGVFTYYLTRGILGEAADAHGVIEADGLYKYVYRQTVQYIDKLNHKLRLINQQKLERGDNKLHPEYPLQTPKRIVEGVGELIVGFKNETSAFSHQRRALIIDALSQNKTTRDLNRLFAGAGNFQVDLFPQPNQSWLNIKVKIQEFLHSEHESISQYSSNLKGVKPTPTSLLYLRGHIEEIADGEAWLILKNGVRLSRSWLRQELRRAAKTQQIIILDCPEATSLESWIEDLQCSTGKGQCIIGCASPAKAPELFSQVLLETLVSANPQTGLSVSKWIEELQKRLVNKNVKLPVWVSETEVIVDILPGNISKVFHNLQQSSLQEISETAQFDDTQFTSLPSRSGVKHFVISAEQHTELEQLLKQYIGLITPAIFKKNLPVNNSKELVEKLASYLSPEEQDRFRQQALIILEKQTIVSVRNLPISQIIDADFINKCEQELVDLIGPIARFILQGILQSYPQISSRELVNKLIAQIPCPQQAREFQHRMIGK
- a CDS encoding sigma-70 family RNA polymerase sigma factor, whose amino-acid sequence is MRSRQEITELFTTFLQFEADRAAGWSVDAKLRRNLTSYQTNLSQPENSANFWVYYLYKLWQEQPQGLVKWHFSAYLQEVCYWTVYKIVVNLSSTHNSVSDCFQMAIARVDKVLKGYKPDIRFHLHNYATAIFGSELKEMLRSQNEIDICTNWRLLRKITQKRLVESLQNLGLGTEIIQRYVLCWKCYQALYAPKQPSGSRKLPQPDEATWTAIAQLYNSQRYTQFAQPGPEANPEIMEKWLVGCAKAVRDYLYPNMSSLNAAVGNDESGEFQDILPQLKQDSLMTEIVAHEELQERQSQQLQISSVLVAAIQELDAQGQEILQLYYNQNLTQQQIAQQLGIKQYTISRRLTKAKDSLLLKLANWSQQSLHTSLNSLVLNYISTILEEWLKTYYNRTI
- a CDS encoding DUF1822 family protein, with translation MINLGTFTLNNPTHLWLEISETAQTRIWQQSQAFSSDNRRWVAYLNRLSLDTFLPWLQAEHVIDATPFPNLASLPSVWEVVNGVGISLGNKRLVLIPSEAADLGELRVPQEWVDIPSWVADYYLAVQVNLEEGCIRVWGYTTHALLKSMGSYDQSDRAYCLDGEDLISHLNILWMASQICPEEATQAGETPPLPQLQLTEAQNLLQRLGNPKVILARFAVPFPTWGALLEHGGWRQRLYEQRQGQPQKWSMNQWLQNGVSDFAQTFGWGRIELQANFAGARGFRDAESTYALPTLVRRLTIAGQEYELQVKPQGNLQERVWRFELRHVSGSAVIPVGTKLTLLTEDLQPFDGNQVQATTVVDKLYIEVALGDEEEGLVWEIEPTPQDFQREILFL